The following proteins come from a genomic window of Trifolium pratense cultivar HEN17-A07 linkage group LG4, ARS_RC_1.1, whole genome shotgun sequence:
- the LOC123882048 gene encoding G-type lectin S-receptor-like serine/threonine-protein kinase At4g03230 isoform X2 encodes MSNNNMRTVFLFFNLYVYWLLICSSLMCLAGDTLKAGQKIIANENETILVSAEKIFELGFFTPNIITSDSQRYLGIWYHIQEVSEQPQKKTVVWVANRDNPVAVNSTGVFQIAEDGNLIVVDTSGNNITYWSSNSNVKHSSISSPKNRTVKLMDSGNLVLLEDDEQKEVKLWQSFDNPSDTFLPGMKMDRNLNLTSWKSADDPGSGNFSFKMEQISGLDRFKILNFDEIYWESEEYGSLTYDSKIDQSDDISLEVYNLLTNFTLPILRKLIYMNTYDNTRLFLDSQGVIQWGNNLLVGGNLLVRWKQPKTKCFRYDFCGNFASCNDDDFEPCKCLPGFYDDYSVDGDSSLRDKLRCARRKLASCTRNDTVFLNLTLIKTGRPDEKFNVEYVEDCKSICLGRCPQCQAYSYAPPSTDRQRIGLVPSNCWIWTHNLTTLKENYTDGDDDRRLFVLVDKSDKEPTPRTCEPCGTNNVPYPLSTGSNCGDLKYLNFKCNTSTGNLKVSSPFHSDNSCLEQVEVSWEPPSEEPVCDNSFDCHGWKNSTCSKGNKCLCNANYHWSGKILSCTDSFLEPTSSPNATNESTKGNSKSSLPLILGLTLTAVIILACIIIFAYVCRRRIVHIVKKEKESIQRNIRGGFYDSERHVKDLIDMEGLEENDNEGIEVPYFDFESIVMATDDFSDANKLGRGGYGPVYKGKLQGGQEIAVKRLSSVSSQGLQEFKNEVVLIAKLQHRNLVKLRGYCVKGEEKILLYEYMPNKSLDLLIFDPTKSIILDWQMRFDIILGIARGMLYLHQDSRLRVIHRDLKTSNILLDEEMQPKISDFGLARIFGGKETEANTERVVGTYGYMSPEYALDGQFSTKSDVFSFGVVLLEIISGKKNTGFFQTKEISSLLGYAWTLWQEEKLQDLLDQSICDTYNANQFIRCSQIGLLCVQDEPGDRPNMSNIVTMLDNETTTLPTPKQPTFFMRKNLSNTGSSSLQHESSIQEGR; translated from the exons ATGTCCAATAATAACATGAGAActgtttttctcttcttcaaCCTGTATGTTTATTGGTTGCTAATATGTTCTTCATTGATGTGTTTAGCAGGAGATACTTTGAAAGCAGGCCAGAAGATAATAGCCAATGAAAATGAAACCATTCTTGTTTCAGctgaaaaaatatttgaactagGCTTCTTCACTCCAAACATCATCACAAGTGATTCACAAAGATACTTAGGTATATGGTATCACATACAAGAAGTATCAGAACAACCTCAGAAAAAAACAGTTGTATGGGTTGCAAACAGAGACAACCCTGTAGCTGTTAATTCAACTGGTGTTTTCCAAATAGCAGAAGATGGAAATCTTATTGTTGTAGACACATCTGGTAATAATATAACATACTGGTCATCCAATTCCAATGTAAAACACTCTTCTATTTCTTCGCCGAAAAACAGGACGGTGAAGCTTATGGATTCTGGTAACCTTGTGTTActagaagatgatgaacagaAGGAAGTAAAACTCTGGCAGAGTTTTGATAATCCATCTGATACATTCCTACCAGGAATGAAGATGGATAGGAATTTGAATCTAACAAGTTGGAAAAGTGCTGATGATCCAGGAAGTGGAAATTTCAGTTTTAAGATGGAACAAATTAGTGGGCTTGATCGTTTTAAGATCTTAAACTTCGATGAAATCTATTGGGAGAGCGAAGAGTACGGATCTTTGACTTATGATTCGAAGATTGATCAATCTGATGATATCAGCTTAGAGGTTTACAATCTGTTGACCAACTTCACTTTACCTATACTGAGAAAACTAATTTATATGAACACTTACGACAATACAAGGTTGTTTCTTGATTCTCAAGGAGTGATTCAGTGGGGGAACAATTTGTTGGTAGGTGGAAATTTATTGGTTAGGTGGAAACAGCCAAAAACCAAATGTTTCAGATATGATTTTTGCGGAAACTTTGCTAGCTGTAACGACGATGATTTTGAGCCATGCAAATGTTTACCTGGATTCTATGATGATTACTCAGTAGATGGAGATTCTTCTCTACGAGACAAGCTACGTTGTGCGCGGAGAAAATTAGCATCATGTACCAGAAATGATACGGTGTTTCTAAACTTGACACTGATTAAAACAGGAAGACCTGATGAAAAATTCAATGTGGAATATGTAGAAGATTGCAAATCTATATGCCTCGGGAGATGTCCACAGTGCCAAGCTTACTCATATGCTCCACCCTCGACTGATCGCCAGCGTATTGGTCTTGTTCCTTCAAACTGCTGGATCTGGACACACAATTTAACTACTCTTAAAGAAAACTACACCGATGGGGATGATGATCGTAGACTCTTTGTCTTAGTTGACAAATCAGATAAAG AACCAACGCCAAGAACTTGTGAGCCTTGTGGTACAAACAATGTCCCTTATCCGCTTAGTACCGGATCCAATTGTGGAGACCTCAAATACTTAAACTTTAAATGCAACACTTCGACAG GAAATCTGAAGGTTTCTTCCCCGTTTCACAGTGACAATTCGTGCTTGGAACAAGTGGAAGTTAGTTGGGAGCCACCTTCCGAAGAACCTGTTTGTGATAACTCTTTTGATTGTCACGGTTGGAAAAATTCTACTTGCAGTAAAGGAAATAAGTGTCTTTGCAATGCAAACTATCATTGGAGTGGCAAGATTTTAAGTTGTACCGACA GTTTTTTAGAACCTACATCGTCTCCTAATGCTACAAATGAGTCAACAAAAGGAAACTCCAAAAGCTCACTCCCTTTGATTCTTGGCTTAACTCTTACTGCAGTGATTATTCTAGCTTGCATAATTATTTTTGCTTATGTATGCAGACGGAGAATAGTTCATATCGTTAAAAAAG AGAAAGAAAGCATACAGAGAAATATTAGAGGGGGCTTTTATGACAGTGAAAGACACGTGAAGGACTTGATAGACATGGAGGGATTGGAAGAGAATGACAATGAAGGAATTGAGGTTCCTTATTTCGATTTCGAGAGCATAGTAATGGCTACAGATGACTTTTCAGATGCAAATAAGCTTGGAAGAGGTGGTTATGGGCCAGTGTACAAG GGTAAACTTCAAGGTGGTCAAGAAATTGCGGTAAAGAGGCTTTCAAGTGTTTCTTCACAAGGATTACAAGAATTCAAGAATGAGGTTGTTTTAATTGCAAAACTTCAACATCGAAATCTTGTTAAATTACGGGGATATTGCgttaaaggagaagaaaaaattcTACTGTATGAATACATGCCTAACAAGAGCCTGGACTTATTGATCTTTG ATCCTACAAAAAGCATAATTTTGGATTGGCAAATGCGGTTTGATATAATTCTTGGAATTGCTCGTGGAATGCTCTATCTTCATCAAGACTCGAGATTGAGAGTTATTCATCGAGATTTAAAAACTAGCAACATTCTCCTAGATGAGGAGATGCAACCAAAGATATCAGATTTTGGTTTGGCAAGAATATTTGGAGGAAAAGAAACCGAGGCAAACACAGAGAGGGTTGTTGGTACATA TGGATACATGTCTCCCGAGTATGCATTGGATGGACAATTCTCTACAAAATCAGATGTTTTCAGTTTTGGTGTTGTCTTGCTCGAGATCATAAGTGGAAAAAAGAACACAGGATTCtttcaaacaaaagaaatttcaagtCTTTTGGGTTAT GCTTGGACACTATGGCAAGAGGAAAAGTTGCAAGATTTATTAGACCAATCTATCTGTGATACTTACAATGCTAACCAATTTATTCGGTGTTCACAAATCGGACTCTTATGCGTACAAGATGAACCAGGAGATCGACCAAACATGTCAAATATTGTAACAATGCTAGACAATGAAACTACAACGCTCCCAACCCCTAAACAACCAACCTTTTTTATGCGAAAAAACCTATCTAACACGGGTTCTTCAAGTCTGCAGCATGAAAGTAGCATTCAAGAAGGCCGATAG
- the LOC123882048 gene encoding G-type lectin S-receptor-like serine/threonine-protein kinase At4g03230 isoform X1, translating into MSNNNMRTVFLFFNLYVYWLLICSSLMCLAGDTLKAGQKIIANENETILVSAEKIFELGFFTPNIITSDSQRYLGIWYHIQEVSEQPQKKTVVWVANRDNPVAVNSTGVFQIAEDGNLIVVDTSGNNITYWSSNSNVKHSSISSPKNRTVKLMDSGNLVLLEDDEQKEVKLWQSFDNPSDTFLPGMKMDRNLNLTSWKSADDPGSGNFSFKMEQISGLDRFKILNFDEIYWESEEYGSLTYDSKIDQSDDISLEVYNLLTNFTLPILRKLIYMNTYDNTRLFLDSQGVIQWGNNLLVGGNLLVRWKQPKTKCFRYDFCGNFASCNDDDFEPCKCLPGFYDDYSVDGDSSLRDKLRCARRKLASCTRNDTVFLNLTLIKTGRPDEKFNVEYVEDCKSICLGRCPQCQAYSYAPPSTDRQRIGLVPSNCWIWTHNLTTLKENYTDGDDDRRLFVLVDKSDKEPTPRTCEPCGTNNVPYPLSTGSNCGDLKYLNFKCNTSTGQLNFITKNEVSYRVIRVKPISRKFTIHNEDDSFYRSCGDGSDRTGNLKVSSPFHSDNSCLEQVEVSWEPPSEEPVCDNSFDCHGWKNSTCSKGNKCLCNANYHWSGKILSCTDSFLEPTSSPNATNESTKGNSKSSLPLILGLTLTAVIILACIIIFAYVCRRRIVHIVKKEKESIQRNIRGGFYDSERHVKDLIDMEGLEENDNEGIEVPYFDFESIVMATDDFSDANKLGRGGYGPVYKGKLQGGQEIAVKRLSSVSSQGLQEFKNEVVLIAKLQHRNLVKLRGYCVKGEEKILLYEYMPNKSLDLLIFDPTKSIILDWQMRFDIILGIARGMLYLHQDSRLRVIHRDLKTSNILLDEEMQPKISDFGLARIFGGKETEANTERVVGTYGYMSPEYALDGQFSTKSDVFSFGVVLLEIISGKKNTGFFQTKEISSLLGYAWTLWQEEKLQDLLDQSICDTYNANQFIRCSQIGLLCVQDEPGDRPNMSNIVTMLDNETTTLPTPKQPTFFMRKNLSNTGSSSLQHESSIQEGR; encoded by the exons ATGTCCAATAATAACATGAGAActgtttttctcttcttcaaCCTGTATGTTTATTGGTTGCTAATATGTTCTTCATTGATGTGTTTAGCAGGAGATACTTTGAAAGCAGGCCAGAAGATAATAGCCAATGAAAATGAAACCATTCTTGTTTCAGctgaaaaaatatttgaactagGCTTCTTCACTCCAAACATCATCACAAGTGATTCACAAAGATACTTAGGTATATGGTATCACATACAAGAAGTATCAGAACAACCTCAGAAAAAAACAGTTGTATGGGTTGCAAACAGAGACAACCCTGTAGCTGTTAATTCAACTGGTGTTTTCCAAATAGCAGAAGATGGAAATCTTATTGTTGTAGACACATCTGGTAATAATATAACATACTGGTCATCCAATTCCAATGTAAAACACTCTTCTATTTCTTCGCCGAAAAACAGGACGGTGAAGCTTATGGATTCTGGTAACCTTGTGTTActagaagatgatgaacagaAGGAAGTAAAACTCTGGCAGAGTTTTGATAATCCATCTGATACATTCCTACCAGGAATGAAGATGGATAGGAATTTGAATCTAACAAGTTGGAAAAGTGCTGATGATCCAGGAAGTGGAAATTTCAGTTTTAAGATGGAACAAATTAGTGGGCTTGATCGTTTTAAGATCTTAAACTTCGATGAAATCTATTGGGAGAGCGAAGAGTACGGATCTTTGACTTATGATTCGAAGATTGATCAATCTGATGATATCAGCTTAGAGGTTTACAATCTGTTGACCAACTTCACTTTACCTATACTGAGAAAACTAATTTATATGAACACTTACGACAATACAAGGTTGTTTCTTGATTCTCAAGGAGTGATTCAGTGGGGGAACAATTTGTTGGTAGGTGGAAATTTATTGGTTAGGTGGAAACAGCCAAAAACCAAATGTTTCAGATATGATTTTTGCGGAAACTTTGCTAGCTGTAACGACGATGATTTTGAGCCATGCAAATGTTTACCTGGATTCTATGATGATTACTCAGTAGATGGAGATTCTTCTCTACGAGACAAGCTACGTTGTGCGCGGAGAAAATTAGCATCATGTACCAGAAATGATACGGTGTTTCTAAACTTGACACTGATTAAAACAGGAAGACCTGATGAAAAATTCAATGTGGAATATGTAGAAGATTGCAAATCTATATGCCTCGGGAGATGTCCACAGTGCCAAGCTTACTCATATGCTCCACCCTCGACTGATCGCCAGCGTATTGGTCTTGTTCCTTCAAACTGCTGGATCTGGACACACAATTTAACTACTCTTAAAGAAAACTACACCGATGGGGATGATGATCGTAGACTCTTTGTCTTAGTTGACAAATCAGATAAAG AACCAACGCCAAGAACTTGTGAGCCTTGTGGTACAAACAATGTCCCTTATCCGCTTAGTACCGGATCCAATTGTGGAGACCTCAAATACTTAAACTTTAAATGCAACACTTCGACAGGTCAGCTTAACTTCATCACAAAGAACGAAGTTAGTTACAGAGTTATCCGTGTAAAACCTATTTCAAGAAAATTTACCATTCATAATGAGGATGATTCTTTTTATCGAAGTTGTGGTGATGGATCTGACCGCACAGGAAATCTGAAGGTTTCTTCCCCGTTTCACAGTGACAATTCGTGCTTGGAACAAGTGGAAGTTAGTTGGGAGCCACCTTCCGAAGAACCTGTTTGTGATAACTCTTTTGATTGTCACGGTTGGAAAAATTCTACTTGCAGTAAAGGAAATAAGTGTCTTTGCAATGCAAACTATCATTGGAGTGGCAAGATTTTAAGTTGTACCGACA GTTTTTTAGAACCTACATCGTCTCCTAATGCTACAAATGAGTCAACAAAAGGAAACTCCAAAAGCTCACTCCCTTTGATTCTTGGCTTAACTCTTACTGCAGTGATTATTCTAGCTTGCATAATTATTTTTGCTTATGTATGCAGACGGAGAATAGTTCATATCGTTAAAAAAG AGAAAGAAAGCATACAGAGAAATATTAGAGGGGGCTTTTATGACAGTGAAAGACACGTGAAGGACTTGATAGACATGGAGGGATTGGAAGAGAATGACAATGAAGGAATTGAGGTTCCTTATTTCGATTTCGAGAGCATAGTAATGGCTACAGATGACTTTTCAGATGCAAATAAGCTTGGAAGAGGTGGTTATGGGCCAGTGTACAAG GGTAAACTTCAAGGTGGTCAAGAAATTGCGGTAAAGAGGCTTTCAAGTGTTTCTTCACAAGGATTACAAGAATTCAAGAATGAGGTTGTTTTAATTGCAAAACTTCAACATCGAAATCTTGTTAAATTACGGGGATATTGCgttaaaggagaagaaaaaattcTACTGTATGAATACATGCCTAACAAGAGCCTGGACTTATTGATCTTTG ATCCTACAAAAAGCATAATTTTGGATTGGCAAATGCGGTTTGATATAATTCTTGGAATTGCTCGTGGAATGCTCTATCTTCATCAAGACTCGAGATTGAGAGTTATTCATCGAGATTTAAAAACTAGCAACATTCTCCTAGATGAGGAGATGCAACCAAAGATATCAGATTTTGGTTTGGCAAGAATATTTGGAGGAAAAGAAACCGAGGCAAACACAGAGAGGGTTGTTGGTACATA TGGATACATGTCTCCCGAGTATGCATTGGATGGACAATTCTCTACAAAATCAGATGTTTTCAGTTTTGGTGTTGTCTTGCTCGAGATCATAAGTGGAAAAAAGAACACAGGATTCtttcaaacaaaagaaatttcaagtCTTTTGGGTTAT GCTTGGACACTATGGCAAGAGGAAAAGTTGCAAGATTTATTAGACCAATCTATCTGTGATACTTACAATGCTAACCAATTTATTCGGTGTTCACAAATCGGACTCTTATGCGTACAAGATGAACCAGGAGATCGACCAAACATGTCAAATATTGTAACAATGCTAGACAATGAAACTACAACGCTCCCAACCCCTAAACAACCAACCTTTTTTATGCGAAAAAACCTATCTAACACGGGTTCTTCAAGTCTGCAGCATGAAAGTAGCATTCAAGAAGGCCGATAG
- the LOC123882048 gene encoding G-type lectin S-receptor-like serine/threonine-protein kinase At4g03230 isoform X3, producing MDSGNLVLLEDDEQKEVKLWQSFDNPSDTFLPGMKMDRNLNLTSWKSADDPGSGNFSFKMEQISGLDRFKILNFDEIYWESEEYGSLTYDSKIDQSDDISLEVYNLLTNFTLPILRKLIYMNTYDNTRLFLDSQGVIQWGNNLLVGGNLLVRWKQPKTKCFRYDFCGNFASCNDDDFEPCKCLPGFYDDYSVDGDSSLRDKLRCARRKLASCTRNDTVFLNLTLIKTGRPDEKFNVEYVEDCKSICLGRCPQCQAYSYAPPSTDRQRIGLVPSNCWIWTHNLTTLKENYTDGDDDRRLFVLVDKSDKEPTPRTCEPCGTNNVPYPLSTGSNCGDLKYLNFKCNTSTGQLNFITKNEVSYRVIRVKPISRKFTIHNEDDSFYRSCGDGSDRTGNLKVSSPFHSDNSCLEQVEVSWEPPSEEPVCDNSFDCHGWKNSTCSKGNKCLCNANYHWSGKILSCTDSFLEPTSSPNATNESTKGNSKSSLPLILGLTLTAVIILACIIIFAYVCRRRIVHIVKKEKESIQRNIRGGFYDSERHVKDLIDMEGLEENDNEGIEVPYFDFESIVMATDDFSDANKLGRGGYGPVYKGKLQGGQEIAVKRLSSVSSQGLQEFKNEVVLIAKLQHRNLVKLRGYCVKGEEKILLYEYMPNKSLDLLIFDPTKSIILDWQMRFDIILGIARGMLYLHQDSRLRVIHRDLKTSNILLDEEMQPKISDFGLARIFGGKETEANTERVVGTYGYMSPEYALDGQFSTKSDVFSFGVVLLEIISGKKNTGFFQTKEISSLLGYAWTLWQEEKLQDLLDQSICDTYNANQFIRCSQIGLLCVQDEPGDRPNMSNIVTMLDNETTTLPTPKQPTFFMRKNLSNTGSSSLQHESSIQEGR from the exons ATGGATTCTGGTAACCTTGTGTTActagaagatgatgaacagaAGGAAGTAAAACTCTGGCAGAGTTTTGATAATCCATCTGATACATTCCTACCAGGAATGAAGATGGATAGGAATTTGAATCTAACAAGTTGGAAAAGTGCTGATGATCCAGGAAGTGGAAATTTCAGTTTTAAGATGGAACAAATTAGTGGGCTTGATCGTTTTAAGATCTTAAACTTCGATGAAATCTATTGGGAGAGCGAAGAGTACGGATCTTTGACTTATGATTCGAAGATTGATCAATCTGATGATATCAGCTTAGAGGTTTACAATCTGTTGACCAACTTCACTTTACCTATACTGAGAAAACTAATTTATATGAACACTTACGACAATACAAGGTTGTTTCTTGATTCTCAAGGAGTGATTCAGTGGGGGAACAATTTGTTGGTAGGTGGAAATTTATTGGTTAGGTGGAAACAGCCAAAAACCAAATGTTTCAGATATGATTTTTGCGGAAACTTTGCTAGCTGTAACGACGATGATTTTGAGCCATGCAAATGTTTACCTGGATTCTATGATGATTACTCAGTAGATGGAGATTCTTCTCTACGAGACAAGCTACGTTGTGCGCGGAGAAAATTAGCATCATGTACCAGAAATGATACGGTGTTTCTAAACTTGACACTGATTAAAACAGGAAGACCTGATGAAAAATTCAATGTGGAATATGTAGAAGATTGCAAATCTATATGCCTCGGGAGATGTCCACAGTGCCAAGCTTACTCATATGCTCCACCCTCGACTGATCGCCAGCGTATTGGTCTTGTTCCTTCAAACTGCTGGATCTGGACACACAATTTAACTACTCTTAAAGAAAACTACACCGATGGGGATGATGATCGTAGACTCTTTGTCTTAGTTGACAAATCAGATAAAG AACCAACGCCAAGAACTTGTGAGCCTTGTGGTACAAACAATGTCCCTTATCCGCTTAGTACCGGATCCAATTGTGGAGACCTCAAATACTTAAACTTTAAATGCAACACTTCGACAGGTCAGCTTAACTTCATCACAAAGAACGAAGTTAGTTACAGAGTTATCCGTGTAAAACCTATTTCAAGAAAATTTACCATTCATAATGAGGATGATTCTTTTTATCGAAGTTGTGGTGATGGATCTGACCGCACAGGAAATCTGAAGGTTTCTTCCCCGTTTCACAGTGACAATTCGTGCTTGGAACAAGTGGAAGTTAGTTGGGAGCCACCTTCCGAAGAACCTGTTTGTGATAACTCTTTTGATTGTCACGGTTGGAAAAATTCTACTTGCAGTAAAGGAAATAAGTGTCTTTGCAATGCAAACTATCATTGGAGTGGCAAGATTTTAAGTTGTACCGACA GTTTTTTAGAACCTACATCGTCTCCTAATGCTACAAATGAGTCAACAAAAGGAAACTCCAAAAGCTCACTCCCTTTGATTCTTGGCTTAACTCTTACTGCAGTGATTATTCTAGCTTGCATAATTATTTTTGCTTATGTATGCAGACGGAGAATAGTTCATATCGTTAAAAAAG AGAAAGAAAGCATACAGAGAAATATTAGAGGGGGCTTTTATGACAGTGAAAGACACGTGAAGGACTTGATAGACATGGAGGGATTGGAAGAGAATGACAATGAAGGAATTGAGGTTCCTTATTTCGATTTCGAGAGCATAGTAATGGCTACAGATGACTTTTCAGATGCAAATAAGCTTGGAAGAGGTGGTTATGGGCCAGTGTACAAG GGTAAACTTCAAGGTGGTCAAGAAATTGCGGTAAAGAGGCTTTCAAGTGTTTCTTCACAAGGATTACAAGAATTCAAGAATGAGGTTGTTTTAATTGCAAAACTTCAACATCGAAATCTTGTTAAATTACGGGGATATTGCgttaaaggagaagaaaaaattcTACTGTATGAATACATGCCTAACAAGAGCCTGGACTTATTGATCTTTG ATCCTACAAAAAGCATAATTTTGGATTGGCAAATGCGGTTTGATATAATTCTTGGAATTGCTCGTGGAATGCTCTATCTTCATCAAGACTCGAGATTGAGAGTTATTCATCGAGATTTAAAAACTAGCAACATTCTCCTAGATGAGGAGATGCAACCAAAGATATCAGATTTTGGTTTGGCAAGAATATTTGGAGGAAAAGAAACCGAGGCAAACACAGAGAGGGTTGTTGGTACATA TGGATACATGTCTCCCGAGTATGCATTGGATGGACAATTCTCTACAAAATCAGATGTTTTCAGTTTTGGTGTTGTCTTGCTCGAGATCATAAGTGGAAAAAAGAACACAGGATTCtttcaaacaaaagaaatttcaagtCTTTTGGGTTAT GCTTGGACACTATGGCAAGAGGAAAAGTTGCAAGATTTATTAGACCAATCTATCTGTGATACTTACAATGCTAACCAATTTATTCGGTGTTCACAAATCGGACTCTTATGCGTACAAGATGAACCAGGAGATCGACCAAACATGTCAAATATTGTAACAATGCTAGACAATGAAACTACAACGCTCCCAACCCCTAAACAACCAACCTTTTTTATGCGAAAAAACCTATCTAACACGGGTTCTTCAAGTCTGCAGCATGAAAGTAGCATTCAAGAAGGCCGATAG